From a region of the bacterium HR11 genome:
- the pgsA_4 gene encoding CDP-diacylglycerol--glycerol-3-phosphate 3-phosphatidyltransferase yields MKPSVGYSNSASPASVASWWNTPNALSLLRILLTPILVVILLTALRGLEFWALGIFWVASLTDLLDGYLARQRAQQTRVGALLDPLADKLLVCSVFIAFVELRLVPAWMVTVVVSRELFVTGLRGIAAGDRAVPSARWLGKLKFVLQVVTISLIILAHRYRGFWGQVAGVSLWLMLGVTLLSMADYVKAFIQGRWTQR; encoded by the coding sequence ATGAAACCGTCGGTAGGATACTCCAATTCGGCTTCCCCCGCAAGCGTCGCCTCTTGGTGGAACACCCCGAACGCCCTGAGCCTCTTACGGATTCTGCTGACCCCGATCTTGGTCGTGATCCTCCTGACGGCCTTACGGGGCCTGGAATTTTGGGCCCTGGGGATCTTCTGGGTCGCCTCCCTGACCGACCTGCTGGACGGATACCTGGCCCGTCAACGGGCCCAGCAGACCCGCGTCGGTGCCCTCCTGGACCCCCTGGCCGACAAGCTGTTGGTCTGTTCGGTCTTTATCGCCTTCGTCGAACTTCGGCTCGTCCCGGCCTGGATGGTCACGGTCGTCGTGAGTCGAGAACTCTTCGTCACGGGTCTACGGGGAATCGCCGCGGGGGACCGGGCGGTCCCGTCGGCCCGGTGGCTCGGGAAGCTGAAGTTCGTCCTCCAGGTCGTCACGATCTCCCTGATCATCCTGGCGCACCGATATCGAGGCTTCTGGGGCCAGGTCGCCGGCGTCTCCCTGTGGCTCATGCTGGGGGTCACGCTCCTATCGATGGCCGATTACGTGAAGGCCTTCATCCAGGGGCGGTGGACCCAGCGATAG
- the rplM gene encoding 50S ribosomal protein L13 — protein MKTVVPKLKDVQRRWWVIDARGQVLGRVATRAAILLMGKHKPDYVPYMDVGDYVIVINAREVVLTGQKEKKKVYYRHSGYPGGLKSVTAAQVRATHPERLIEWAVSGMLPKNRLRKVYLRKLKVYADDRHPHQAQQPVPYPLT, from the coding sequence ATGAAGACCGTCGTTCCCAAGCTGAAAGACGTCCAACGTCGTTGGTGGGTCATCGACGCCCGGGGTCAGGTCCTGGGACGGGTCGCCACTCGGGCGGCCATCCTTTTGATGGGCAAGCATAAGCCCGATTACGTGCCCTACATGGACGTGGGCGACTACGTGATCGTCATCAACGCCCGGGAGGTCGTCCTGACGGGCCAAAAGGAAAAAAAGAAGGTCTACTACCGTCACAGCGGCTATCCGGGGGGCCTGAAGTCCGTCACGGCGGCCCAGGTCCGGGCGACCCATCCCGAACGCCTGATCGAGTGGGCCGTCTCGGGGATGCTCCCGAAGAACCGCCTCCGGAAGGTCTACCTGCGGAAGCTGAAGGTCTATGCCGACGACCGGCACCCCCACCAGGCCCAACAACCGGTGCCCTACCCCCTGACCTGA
- the rpsI gene encoding 30S ribosomal protein S9 → MTTSIVQWYGTGRRKEAVARVFLRPGSGKITVNGRDFEEYFPRLWHRLRAREALVVANLADRLDALITTRGGGLTGQADAIRLGIARALLAYNPELRPVLKKNGLLTRDPRRHERKKYGQPGRRKKYQYHKR, encoded by the coding sequence ATGACGACCTCGATCGTTCAGTGGTACGGCACGGGCCGCCGGAAGGAAGCCGTGGCCCGTGTGTTCTTACGTCCCGGTTCGGGGAAGATCACGGTCAACGGAAGAGACTTTGAGGAATACTTTCCCCGCTTGTGGCACCGTCTGCGGGCCCGGGAGGCCCTGGTCGTGGCCAACCTGGCGGACCGTCTGGACGCCCTGATCACGACCCGCGGGGGTGGCCTGACGGGTCAAGCAGATGCGATCCGCCTGGGCATCGCCCGGGCTCTCCTGGCGTATAATCCGGAACTGCGGCCCGTCCTGAAGAAAAACGGGCTATTGACCCGAGACCCGCGGCGCCACGAGCGGAAGAAGTACGGTCAACCGGGCCGCCGAAAGAAGTACCAGTACCACAAGCGGTGA
- the glgB gene encoding 1,4-alpha-glucan branching enzyme GlgB, translating to MAHRFRQTAAPVVYGISRLTDYDIHLFREGHHFRLYEKLGAHPMEADGLRGTLFAVWAPNAERVSVVGDFNGWDPEAHPLAPRWDGSGIWEGFVPDVGHGSLYKYHIVSRFGGYAVDKGDPFAFFWETPPGTASVVWDLRYEWRDEAWMRERRRANALDAPMAIYEVHLGSWRRVPEAGHRFLTYREMAEALPAYVKEMGFTHVEFLPVMEHPFYGSWGYQTVGYLAPTSRYGTPQDFMFLIDTLHQHGIGVLLDWVPSHFPGDAHGLVFFDGTHLYEHADPRKGFHPHWNSYIFNYGRHEVRSFLISSALFWLDVYHADGLRVDAVASMLYLDYGRQEGEWIPNEYGGKENLEAIAFLRRLNEEVYRSFPDVQTIAEESTAWPMVSRPTYVGGLGFGLKWNMGWMHDTLAYFSKDPIYRKYHHDQLTFSIWYAFSENFVLPLSHDEVVHGKGSLLGKMPGDDWQKFANLRALLGYMYGHPGKKLLFMGGEFGQWREWNHDESLDWHLLAYAPHRGLRQWVRDLNELYRREPALHEGDGDPAGFEWVDFHDWEQSVISFLRKARSSDDVVLVVCNFTPVPRSDYRVGVPRPGFWRELLNSDAREYGGSGHGNLGGVTADPVPFHGRPYSLSLTLPPLSVLFLKPS from the coding sequence ATGGCTCACCGGTTTCGGCAGACGGCGGCACCCGTCGTTTACGGCATCAGCCGGCTGACGGACTATGACATCCACCTCTTCCGGGAGGGGCACCATTTCCGCCTCTACGAGAAGCTGGGGGCGCATCCCATGGAGGCGGACGGTCTGCGGGGCACCCTCTTTGCCGTGTGGGCTCCCAATGCCGAGCGGGTCTCCGTCGTCGGCGACTTCAACGGCTGGGACCCCGAGGCCCATCCCCTGGCGCCCCGGTGGGACGGCTCGGGGATCTGGGAGGGGTTCGTCCCCGACGTGGGCCACGGAAGTCTCTACAAGTACCACATCGTGTCCCGTTTCGGCGGCTACGCCGTCGATAAGGGGGACCCCTTCGCCTTCTTCTGGGAGACGCCCCCTGGGACGGCTTCCGTCGTGTGGGACCTCCGGTACGAGTGGCGGGACGAGGCCTGGATGAGGGAACGCCGCCGGGCCAACGCCCTGGACGCCCCGATGGCCATCTATGAAGTCCATCTTGGCTCCTGGCGACGAGTCCCCGAGGCGGGCCATCGATTCCTGACGTACCGGGAGATGGCCGAGGCCCTCCCCGCATACGTGAAAGAGATGGGCTTTACCCACGTAGAGTTCCTGCCGGTCATGGAGCACCCCTTCTACGGGTCCTGGGGCTACCAGACCGTCGGCTACCTGGCCCCCACGAGCCGGTACGGGACCCCCCAGGACTTCATGTTCTTGATCGACACCCTTCATCAGCACGGCATCGGCGTCCTCCTGGACTGGGTGCCCTCCCACTTCCCCGGCGACGCCCACGGCCTGGTCTTCTTTGACGGGACCCATCTCTACGAGCACGCCGACCCCCGGAAGGGCTTCCACCCCCACTGGAACAGCTACATTTTCAACTACGGCCGGCACGAGGTCCGGTCCTTCCTCATCAGTAGCGCCCTCTTCTGGCTCGACGTCTACCACGCCGACGGCCTCCGGGTCGACGCCGTCGCTTCCATGCTCTACCTCGACTACGGCCGACAGGAAGGAGAATGGATCCCCAACGAATACGGCGGGAAAGAGAATCTCGAGGCCATCGCCTTCTTACGCCGCCTCAACGAGGAAGTCTACCGGTCCTTCCCGGACGTCCAGACCATCGCCGAGGAGTCCACGGCGTGGCCGATGGTCTCCCGACCGACTTACGTGGGCGGCCTGGGCTTCGGCCTGAAGTGGAACATGGGGTGGATGCACGACACGCTGGCGTACTTCTCGAAGGACCCCATCTATCGCAAGTACCACCACGACCAGCTCACGTTCAGCATCTGGTATGCCTTCTCGGAGAACTTCGTCCTCCCCCTGTCCCACGATGAGGTCGTTCATGGAAAGGGGTCGCTCCTCGGAAAAATGCCCGGCGACGACTGGCAAAAGTTCGCCAACCTCCGGGCCCTCCTGGGGTACATGTATGGCCATCCGGGCAAGAAGCTCCTGTTCATGGGCGGCGAGTTCGGCCAATGGCGGGAGTGGAACCACGACGAGAGCCTGGACTGGCACCTGCTGGCGTATGCACCCCACCGGGGCCTCCGGCAGTGGGTTCGAGACTTGAACGAACTGTACCGCCGCGAGCCGGCCCTCCACGAGGGCGACGGCGACCCCGCCGGGTTTGAATGGGTCGACTTCCACGACTGGGAGCAAAGCGTCATCAGCTTTCTTCGGAAAGCCCGGTCGTCCGACGACGTCGTCCTGGTCGTCTGCAACTTCACGCCGGTCCCCCGGTCCGACTATCGGGTCGGCGTGCCCCGGCCGGGCTTCTGGCGGGAACTCCTGAACAGCGACGCCCGGGAGTACGGGGGGAGCGGTCACGGCAACCTGGGCGGCGTCACGGCCGACCCCGTCCCCTTCCACGGACGGCCTTACTCCCTCTCGCTGACCCTGCCCCCCCTGAGCGTCCTGTTCTTGAAGCCATCGTGA
- the tsf gene encoding Elongation factor Ts, translating into MDRDKQDLMAKVKQLRAETGAGWMDCRKAIEEAEGDIEQARRILKAKGVQMAQKKAHRETREGLIEAYIHFSGRFGALVEVNCETDFVARTPEFKKLAQEIALQVAGMNPRYVSRDQVPEEEVHRLRQEFEETVAASVDPAARDSAWERYLERFYAENCLLDQPLVRDQTRTVRDLITEAIARLGENIVVRRFLRFELGE; encoded by the coding sequence ATGGACAGGGACAAGCAGGACCTCATGGCGAAGGTCAAGCAGTTGCGGGCCGAGACGGGCGCCGGTTGGATGGACTGCCGGAAGGCTATCGAAGAGGCCGAGGGCGACATCGAGCAGGCTCGGCGCATCCTGAAAGCCAAGGGCGTCCAGATGGCCCAGAAGAAAGCGCACCGGGAGACTCGAGAGGGCCTGATCGAAGCATACATCCACTTCAGCGGTCGGTTCGGGGCCCTCGTGGAGGTCAACTGCGAGACCGACTTCGTGGCCCGCACGCCCGAGTTCAAGAAGCTGGCCCAGGAGATCGCCCTCCAGGTCGCCGGGATGAACCCCCGGTACGTCTCCCGGGACCAGGTCCCGGAAGAAGAGGTCCACCGCCTGCGGCAGGAATTCGAAGAGACGGTCGCCGCTTCCGTCGACCCGGCCGCCCGGGATTCGGCCTGGGAACGATACCTGGAGCGGTTTTACGCCGAAAACTGTCTGCTGGACCAGCCCTTAGTCCGAGACCAGACCCGGACGGTCCGGGACCTCATCACGGAGGCCATCGCTCGTCTGGGCGAGAACATCGTCGTCCGCCGCTTCCTGCGATTCGAGCTGGGCGAGTGA
- the rpsB gene encoding 30S ribosomal protein S2, translating into MAVELSMRELLEAGVHFGHRTSRWNPKMRPFIFTERNGIHIIDLQQTMTRFREAIAFVTQTVAEGKKILFVGTKRQAQDIVKAEAERCGMPYVIYRWPGGLLTNFETVRRSIEKYTGLKALREDVQQWSRLPKKEQSRIEKYIQRKAKLYEGILTLDRLPGALFIVDSEKEATAVREANKLGIPVVAILDTNCDPEPIQYPIPGNDDAIRSIRLFTARIADAVLEGRGIYEAHLAEAAEVAAEASEAAGAFGMEIDRYEAYEEAFQEEEEEEEL; encoded by the coding sequence TTGGCCGTCGAGCTGAGTATGCGAGAACTTTTAGAAGCCGGGGTCCACTTTGGCCACCGGACCAGCCGGTGGAACCCCAAGATGCGGCCTTTCATCTTTACCGAGCGGAATGGCATTCACATCATCGACCTCCAGCAGACGATGACTCGCTTTCGGGAAGCCATCGCCTTCGTGACCCAAACGGTGGCCGAGGGCAAAAAAATCCTATTCGTGGGGACGAAGCGCCAGGCCCAGGACATCGTCAAGGCCGAGGCGGAACGGTGCGGTATGCCGTATGTCATCTACCGGTGGCCCGGCGGCCTGCTGACGAACTTCGAGACGGTCCGCCGGAGTATCGAGAAGTACACGGGCCTGAAGGCGCTTCGGGAGGATGTCCAACAGTGGTCCCGTCTCCCCAAGAAGGAGCAGTCGCGGATCGAGAAATACATCCAGCGGAAGGCCAAACTCTATGAGGGCATCCTGACCCTGGACCGCCTGCCGGGGGCCCTCTTCATCGTCGATTCCGAGAAGGAGGCGACGGCCGTCCGGGAGGCCAACAAGTTGGGTATCCCCGTCGTGGCCATCTTGGATACGAACTGCGACCCGGAACCGATCCAGTACCCCATCCCGGGGAATGACGACGCGATCCGTTCCATCCGGTTGTTCACGGCTCGGATCGCCGATGCCGTCTTAGAAGGTCGGGGCATCTACGAGGCCCATCTGGCCGAGGCCGCCGAGGTCGCCGCCGAGGCATCCGAGGCGGCCGGGGCCTTTGGGATGGAAATCGACCGCTACGAAGCTTACGAAGAGGCCTTCCAAGAAGAGGAAGAGGAAGAGGAACTTTAG